The following coding sequences are from one Humulus lupulus chromosome X, drHumLupu1.1, whole genome shotgun sequence window:
- the LOC133805985 gene encoding putative 3,4-dihydroxy-2-butanone kinase, producing MYKGATAILEDLETYPLNDAAETVNEIRSSIGRVMGGTSGIIYSIFCKAFYAQLKTSTRSDVTAKKWAEALEAAIVADSKYGGASAGYRTLLDALIPASTFL from the exons ATGTATAAAGGTGCAACTGCGATATTAGAGGACTTGGAAAC TTATCCTCTGAATGATGCTGCTGAAACGGTGAATGAAATAAGATCATCTATTGGAAGAGTTATGGGAGGAACAAGCGGGATCAT ATATAGTATATTTTGTAAGGCATTTTACGCACAATTAAAAACAAGCACCCGGTCAGATGTCACAGCAAAGAAAT GGGCTGAAGCACTCGAAGCTGCTATTGTCGCAGATAGTAAATATGGGGGAGCCAGTGCTGGCTATCGCACATTGTTAGATGCCTTAATTCCAGCTTCAACATTTCTCTAG